In Pseudoalteromonas sp. NC201, a single window of DNA contains:
- a CDS encoding tetratricopeptide repeat protein has translation MRKNVVGICLVRFLLFVTCTFYFCQHALAKDFSYFESKLDEASDYLTVNPAQSLIILDSLEQLPDVPVPLFIQWHLLSARASVPTNKVDRLYTSINATFLYPDDMFFKANLPTILSALGIWLRRQEYLDDADTSLKCAYKYAENDRQRLTLTNSMALVARNQDDYQKARTLYAKARKLAEELKQTPVLAMIESNLGSLALDQGRVFEAEQYFRHALLGYQAVDKRSGQISAGINLMFVFLIQKQIVNYERLQGPTSTLTTAFPNESKQAWLQWLEARYKQLEGEMPNQSTKQALQLAYTQLESDKVKLLVHRYLAKELGVEVTAPLPITAKSFSSSWFDRVKQCSW, from the coding sequence ATGCGCAAAAATGTGGTTGGGATTTGCTTGGTTCGGTTTTTACTCTTTGTAACTTGTACATTTTATTTTTGCCAACATGCGTTGGCGAAAGACTTCTCATATTTTGAAAGTAAGCTAGACGAGGCCAGCGACTATTTAACGGTTAACCCTGCACAATCCTTGATTATTCTCGACAGTTTAGAGCAACTGCCAGATGTACCTGTACCGTTATTTATTCAGTGGCATTTGCTGAGCGCTCGTGCATCTGTACCAACAAACAAAGTTGATAGGCTCTATACCTCAATAAACGCGACCTTTCTGTATCCAGATGACATGTTTTTTAAAGCCAACCTCCCTACCATTTTGAGTGCGCTAGGGATTTGGTTACGCCGACAAGAATACCTTGATGATGCTGATACTAGTCTTAAGTGTGCCTACAAATATGCAGAAAATGACCGCCAACGACTTACGCTGACTAACAGTATGGCGCTAGTTGCCCGCAACCAAGATGACTACCAAAAAGCGAGAACATTGTATGCCAAAGCACGCAAATTGGCTGAGGAGTTAAAGCAAACCCCGGTACTTGCAATGATCGAAAGCAATTTGGGTAGCCTCGCGCTTGATCAAGGTCGAGTATTTGAAGCCGAGCAGTATTTTCGCCATGCTCTGTTGGGCTATCAAGCCGTTGATAAACGCTCGGGTCAAATCTCAGCGGGGATTAACTTGATGTTTGTCTTTCTTATTCAAAAACAAATCGTGAACTACGAACGTTTACAAGGGCCCACGTCTACCCTAACCACAGCCTTTCCAAACGAATCAAAACAAGCTTGGCTACAATGGCTTGAGGCGCGCTATAAACAACTCGAGGGGGAGATGCCCAACCAAAGCACTAAGCAAGCGTTACAACTGGCATATACCCAGTTAGAAAGCGATAAAGTAAAGCTACTAGTACATAGATATTTAGCAAAAGAGTTAGGCGTCGAAGTAACGGCTCCCCTCCCCATCACAGCCAAGTCTTTTTCAAGCTCTTGGTTTGATAGAGTGAAGCAGTGTAGCTGGTAA
- a CDS encoding substrate-binding periplasmic protein, translated as MNETLWPPYISRKEGNVSGLEINALNTLFNDSSYCLEYVFYPTSARMLAELKVGKVDVLMAATKTASRAKFAYFTTPYRQEVMALFQHKEKPKIGGEVESLILAGNTFALNAGSYYGIAFEKLIQDFYNDQLVHLPNAARRFKMLGKQRVDYVVEDKLAGEHFIQAKEYTDVIYSGIDANRTPVSYMLSKVSLTTVDLENINRLIELHQSELNNLFSFHHVSDPHL; from the coding sequence ATGAACGAAACACTGTGGCCTCCTTATATTTCCCGTAAAGAAGGTAATGTCTCTGGTTTAGAGATTAATGCGCTAAACACCTTGTTTAACGACTCATCTTATTGCTTGGAATATGTCTTTTATCCCACTTCAGCGAGAATGCTAGCAGAGCTAAAGGTAGGTAAGGTAGATGTACTAATGGCTGCGACCAAAACGGCATCTAGAGCTAAGTTTGCTTACTTCACTACACCTTACCGCCAAGAAGTCATGGCATTATTCCAACATAAAGAAAAACCAAAAATTGGCGGCGAAGTCGAGTCGTTGATCCTTGCAGGAAACACATTTGCTCTGAATGCCGGCAGCTACTATGGAATTGCCTTTGAAAAACTGATCCAAGACTTTTATAACGATCAGCTGGTACACCTGCCCAATGCCGCTCGCCGCTTTAAAATGTTGGGTAAACAGCGAGTTGATTATGTTGTTGAAGATAAGCTCGCGGGCGAGCACTTTATTCAAGCCAAAGAGTATACCGATGTTATCTATTCTGGTATCGACGCGAATAGAACTCCGGTTAGCTATATGCTTAGCAAAGTCAGTTTAACCACTGTAGACCTTGAAAATATTAATCGGCTAATTGAATTGCACCAGAGTGAACTCAACAATTTGTTTTCTTTTCATCACGTTTCCGATCCCCATTTATAA